In Mesotoga sp. Brook.08.105.5.1, the following proteins share a genomic window:
- a CDS encoding ABC transporter ATP-binding protein → MELKGKLLDVSNLKVSFYTYRGVVQALNGVDLWMDSGERLGVVGETGCGKSVTSLAVMRLIEQPGEIQEGKVIFNGTNLVELTEEKMNRVRGAEMSMIFQEPRSSLNPVMKVGYQIGESIAKSKKLKIKHTYPEVKEILRLVGLDPERVMNSYPHELSGGMSQRVMIGMGLASHPKLLIADEPTSALDVTIQAQILELLDELARKMGNAVMLITHDMGVVAEFCDKVLVMYAGNSVEYASTARLFEKPLHPYTGGLLQAVPRVGRTDELKAIKGTVPDLVNPPSGCRFHPRCPHSMDICKVERPPFVEIEPDHYVACYLFEGKSEVREDA, encoded by the coding sequence ATGGAGCTGAAAGGAAAACTACTGGACGTATCCAACCTGAAGGTATCTTTCTACACATACAGGGGAGTCGTCCAGGCACTCAATGGTGTCGACCTCTGGATGGATTCCGGTGAGAGACTGGGAGTCGTCGGGGAGACCGGTTGCGGGAAGTCAGTTACATCTCTGGCAGTAATGCGATTGATAGAACAGCCCGGTGAGATTCAGGAAGGAAAAGTGATTTTCAATGGCACGAATCTCGTCGAACTCACCGAAGAGAAGATGAATCGGGTAAGAGGCGCCGAAATGTCTATGATATTCCAGGAACCACGTTCATCGCTGAACCCGGTAATGAAGGTAGGCTATCAGATCGGTGAGTCAATAGCGAAATCCAAGAAACTCAAGATCAAGCACACCTACCCCGAGGTCAAAGAGATACTACGCCTTGTCGGGCTTGATCCCGAAAGAGTTATGAACAGCTATCCACACGAACTCAGCGGTGGAATGTCTCAGAGAGTAATGATTGGCATGGGACTTGCAAGTCATCCAAAACTGTTAATAGCCGATGAACCAACATCTGCTCTGGATGTTACCATTCAAGCTCAGATTCTTGAGTTGCTCGACGAACTGGCTAGAAAGATGGGGAACGCCGTCATGTTGATTACACACGATATGGGAGTCGTTGCGGAATTCTGTGACAAAGTACTTGTAATGTACGCCGGAAACTCGGTCGAATATGCATCTACTGCCAGACTGTTCGAAAAGCCGTTACATCCTTACACGGGTGGTCTGCTTCAGGCGGTACCGAGAGTAGGAAGAACAGATGAACTCAAGGCAATAAAGGGAACTGTTCCCGATCTGGTGAACCCTCCTTCCGGTTGCCGATTCCACCCGAGATGTCCGCACTCGATGGATATCTGCAAAGTGGAAAGACCACCATTTGTGGAGATCGAGCCCGATCATTACGTTGCCTGCTATCTCTTCGAAGGAAAGAGCGAGGTGAGAGAAGATGCCTGA
- a CDS encoding EamA family transporter, producing the protein MKRSGDGMAILAYVLVSFFWGSTYLAIKIGVEGMPPMFFAGVRFLIAGSIMLVFSVVRGYSFPSSKSELSRLWLVGLFMLLGGNGLVVYAEQWVDSGVASLIMATIPIFAGVLEHFFIRTTRLTLKALSGLLLGFFGVYFLLVPAEHGISIDIPGILMLLSASFLWSTGTVLSKTFKGNSSIVSNIGIQMFAGGVGLMFVSGITGEFSRVRFSMNSLLAIAYLVVFGSLIAYSSYIYLLQKWPATKAGTYAYINPLVAVSLGAIFLDEKINFLMILAMGAILLGVLIVQKSKIKVVG; encoded by the coding sequence TTGAAGAGAAGTGGAGATGGAATGGCCATACTTGCGTACGTTCTAGTGAGTTTCTTCTGGGGATCTACTTATCTGGCGATAAAGATCGGCGTTGAAGGCATGCCGCCTATGTTCTTTGCCGGAGTGAGATTTCTCATTGCGGGCTCTATTATGCTGGTCTTCTCTGTCGTCCGAGGATACTCCTTTCCTTCGAGCAAGTCGGAGCTTTCTAGACTTTGGCTGGTTGGTCTTTTCATGCTTCTTGGTGGAAATGGACTCGTCGTCTATGCCGAACAGTGGGTTGATTCAGGCGTTGCTTCTCTCATAATGGCTACCATCCCGATCTTTGCCGGGGTATTGGAGCACTTTTTCATAAGAACGACACGGTTGACTTTGAAGGCGCTTTCGGGACTTCTGCTGGGTTTTTTCGGTGTCTACTTTCTTCTGGTTCCGGCCGAACACGGTATTTCTATCGACATCCCAGGAATACTTATGCTTCTCTCTGCCAGCTTCCTCTGGTCTACTGGAACGGTACTGTCAAAAACCTTCAAGGGGAACAGTTCGATAGTATCAAATATCGGGATTCAGATGTTTGCAGGTGGTGTGGGGCTTATGTTTGTCTCGGGCATAACTGGTGAATTTTCAAGAGTTAGGTTCTCGATGAACTCGCTTCTGGCAATTGCTTATCTCGTTGTTTTCGGGTCCCTGATTGCCTACAGCAGTTATATATATCTTCTTCAGAAGTGGCCGGCCACGAAGGCGGGTACTTATGCTTATATAAATCCACTGGTTGCCGTCTCACTAGGAGCCATCTTCCTTGATGAAAAGATCAACTTCCTCATGATCCTGGCAATGGGTGCGATTCTTCTCGGGGTACTCATAGTTCAGAAGTCAAAGATAAAAGTTGTCGGGTAG
- the nikC gene encoding nickel transporter permease, which translates to MEKTVKVSKPFMDDLKHTVFLWRKSRLTMIGSAIILIFLLMAAFAPLIAPFDPVQQNLQNKLQAPSWQHLFGTDQFGRDIFSRVIIGSRIALWIIFLVSVISGSIGIIVGVTAGYFGGIVDEVLMRITDMFLAFPSLVLAMAFAAMLGPNLTNTIIAISVVTWTTYARLSRAEATKVKSQPYIEAIRAAGGGNLRIMFLHVLPMCISPVLVQLTLRMGTIILTAASLGFLGLGVQPPTPEWGAMVSDGRNYLIDQWWISTFPGIFIAFVVLGFNLLGDGIRDMLDPRLRR; encoded by the coding sequence ATGGAAAAGACAGTAAAAGTATCTAAACCATTCATGGATGATTTAAAGCATACAGTCTTTCTCTGGAGAAAGAGCCGCCTCACGATGATCGGATCGGCGATAATCCTGATATTCCTGCTCATGGCCGCCTTCGCGCCTCTGATCGCGCCATTCGATCCGGTCCAGCAAAATCTACAGAACAAGCTCCAGGCTCCCAGCTGGCAGCATCTCTTCGGAACAGATCAGTTCGGTAGGGACATCTTCAGCAGGGTAATTATCGGATCGAGAATCGCTCTGTGGATCATATTCCTGGTTTCGGTGATCAGCGGATCGATCGGTATCATAGTGGGTGTCACGGCAGGCTACTTTGGAGGGATTGTTGACGAAGTTCTCATGAGGATAACCGACATGTTCCTAGCCTTTCCAAGTCTGGTGCTCGCCATGGCCTTTGCGGCTATGTTGGGGCCAAATCTGACAAACACGATAATTGCCATATCTGTTGTCACTTGGACAACTTATGCGAGGCTATCAAGGGCAGAAGCAACAAAAGTCAAATCACAGCCATACATTGAAGCTATACGTGCGGCAGGTGGTGGCAATCTCAGGATAATGTTCCTTCACGTTCTACCGATGTGCATCTCTCCCGTTCTAGTTCAGCTGACCCTAAGGATGGGAACGATAATCCTCACCGCAGCAAGTCTCGGCTTTCTCGGATTAGGAGTTCAGCCCCCGACGCCTGAATGGGGAGCCATGGTTTCCGACGGCAGGAATTACCTGATAGACCAGTGGTGGATATCCACCTTCCCTGGAATATTCATCGCGTTTGTCGTCCTGGGATTCAACCTCCTCGGTGACGGAATAAGAGACATGCTCGATCCAAGGTTGAGGAGGTAA
- a CDS encoding pyridoxal phosphate-dependent aminotransferase: MDQLIGKFSMLGVDNAPGQETLQDGEGLRLIGEKITGRPVDFSHGDVNAFEPIPGSLDAFVEGVHLGGEQAYTEYKGRGNIREWLSEKLSAFTNTTISPDTQLIITPGTQGALFLAMGSSIGRGDKVAIVEPDYFANRKLVQFFDGEVIPVALDFLESGRRAGLNLAELEDAFKTGVRVFLFSNPNNPTGVIYSYDEIRSIAFLAKKYDVSVIADQLYARQIFDGRVYTHLCAQDTKPVSLITIIGPSKTESLSGYRLGVAFGSKNIIARMEKLQAIVSLRAGGYSQAVLTSWFNEPEGWMEDRISAHQRIRDDLVALLHGVEGVKVRKTEAGSYLFVRIPELRVTMREFVKILRFQADVTVTIGTEFGPQFTNSFRINFSQDHHFAVEAIKRTVQLIERYRRE; this comes from the coding sequence ATGGATCAGTTAATAGGAAAGTTTTCAATGCTTGGTGTAGATAACGCTCCTGGACAGGAGACTCTTCAAGATGGCGAGGGGCTTCGACTGATAGGAGAGAAGATTACCGGAAGACCGGTTGATTTTTCTCATGGGGATGTCAATGCGTTTGAACCGATCCCGGGGTCATTAGATGCATTTGTAGAAGGCGTTCACTTGGGCGGTGAGCAAGCGTATACTGAGTACAAAGGAAGAGGCAACATACGAGAATGGTTGTCTGAAAAGCTTTCTGCTTTCACCAACACTACAATTTCTCCAGATACGCAACTCATTATTACACCGGGAACCCAGGGGGCGCTTTTTCTGGCAATGGGATCGTCAATTGGCCGTGGAGATAAGGTTGCAATAGTTGAGCCCGACTATTTCGCCAACAGAAAACTGGTGCAATTCTTCGATGGAGAAGTCATTCCAGTTGCATTGGATTTTCTGGAATCTGGTAGACGAGCCGGTTTGAATTTAGCCGAGCTTGAAGATGCTTTCAAAACTGGTGTTAGGGTCTTCTTGTTCTCCAATCCTAATAACCCGACCGGTGTCATTTATTCGTATGATGAGATTCGATCTATCGCTTTCCTTGCAAAGAAATATGATGTATCAGTTATCGCAGATCAACTGTATGCAAGACAGATATTCGATGGCAGAGTGTATACACATCTGTGTGCCCAAGACACGAAACCCGTCAGTCTAATCACAATCATCGGTCCATCCAAAACAGAGTCTTTAAGCGGCTATCGTTTGGGAGTTGCTTTTGGCTCCAAAAACATCATTGCACGAATGGAAAAACTACAGGCAATAGTCTCTCTGCGGGCCGGAGGATATTCTCAAGCGGTACTTACATCGTGGTTCAACGAACCAGAGGGATGGATGGAAGATCGAATAAGTGCACATCAAAGGATTCGAGATGATCTGGTGGCACTGCTTCACGGCGTGGAAGGTGTCAAAGTCAGAAAAACAGAAGCCGGTAGTTATCTTTTTGTGAGAATTCCCGAGTTGAGAGTCACCATGAGAGAGTTTGTGAAAATCCTAAGATTTCAAGCCGATGTTACGGTGACAATCGGAACGGAATTTGGCCCTCAGTTTACCAATAGTTTTCGGATCAATTTCTCTCAAGATCATCACTTTGCAGTGGAGGCAATTAAACGAACGGTACAGCTCATTGAAAGATACCGGAGAGAATAA
- a CDS encoding oligopeptide/dipeptide ABC transporter ATP-binding protein encodes MPETLIKIRGLKTYFPVKKSIFSKKLFVRAVDDVNMDIPTGSTFAVVGESGSGKTTLARTILRLIEPTSGEIEFEGKDILGLKGRDLLEVRRNMQIVFQDPYNSLHPRKLIKNIIGEGMKIHFKITDVEIRDRIAAVLKEVGLIDDHMYRYAHEFSGGQRQRIAFARAMVLKPKFIVLDEPTSALDVSVQAMVLKMMKEIKVQENLTYMFITHNLSLVDYIADRVAVMYVGEVVEMGDKNTIFKHPSHPYTDLLMASNPVPDPKFVREKRLLKGEIPSSINPPSGCRFHNRCPFADERCAKEAPALKEIGPDHHVRCHYPL; translated from the coding sequence ATGCCTGAGACCTTAATCAAAATAAGAGGACTTAAGACTTACTTTCCGGTGAAGAAGTCGATCTTCTCGAAGAAGCTCTTTGTTAGAGCAGTAGACGACGTGAATATGGACATTCCAACGGGCTCAACCTTTGCCGTGGTCGGAGAGTCTGGCTCGGGAAAGACGACTCTTGCAAGAACCATTCTCAGACTAATAGAACCGACTTCAGGTGAAATAGAATTCGAAGGAAAGGACATACTTGGACTCAAAGGCAGGGACCTGCTCGAAGTTAGAAGAAATATGCAGATCGTTTTCCAGGACCCATACAATTCTCTTCATCCCAGAAAGCTTATAAAGAACATAATTGGGGAAGGGATGAAGATTCATTTCAAGATCACCGACGTCGAAATACGAGACAGGATTGCGGCCGTTCTTAAAGAAGTAGGGTTGATAGACGATCACATGTACAGATACGCACATGAATTCTCTGGTGGGCAAAGACAGAGGATTGCATTTGCGAGAGCCATGGTTCTCAAACCGAAGTTCATCGTTCTTGACGAACCTACATCGGCACTGGATGTCTCAGTTCAGGCAATGGTTCTGAAGATGATGAAGGAAATAAAGGTTCAAGAAAACCTGACGTATATGTTCATAACACACAATCTATCCCTTGTGGATTACATCGCCGATAGAGTGGCCGTTATGTATGTCGGAGAAGTAGTTGAGATGGGAGACAAGAATACGATCTTCAAACATCCCTCTCACCCATACACTGATCTGTTAATGGCTTCCAACCCTGTCCCGGATCCGAAGTTCGTAAGGGAAAAGCGTTTGTTGAAAGGGGAGATACCCAGTTCGATCAATCCCCCTTCCGGCTGTAGGTTCCACAACAGATGCCCCTTCGCAGACGAACGCTGCGCTAAAGAGGCCCCCGCTCTCAAGGAGATAGGACCCGATCATCATGTGAGGTGTCACTATCCTCTCTAG
- a CDS encoding alpha/beta hydrolase has translation MKNSVLAVIALLSASLFAQDVPELYSAPVKKVQVGDKRMAYKVFGKGSPLLMIAGYGSPLESWDSYVVSALSKEFTVIVFDNRGIGRSTTSNATPSIEPFAKDAADLVRTIGSEKVSVMGWSMGGYIAQEFALKYPELTGKLILLSTSCGGSESIPPSDEEISMLQNMGDPEVLLKVLFLTDWTLAHLEVAARFTGSSSQEESGEQR, from the coding sequence ATGAAAAACTCAGTTCTTGCCGTAATTGCTCTTCTATCGGCATCGCTTTTCGCTCAAGACGTTCCTGAATTGTATTCCGCTCCGGTTAAGAAAGTGCAGGTCGGCGATAAAAGAATGGCATACAAGGTCTTTGGAAAAGGTTCTCCTCTGTTGATGATCGCAGGATATGGTTCGCCCCTCGAGAGCTGGGATTCGTATGTTGTTTCTGCACTCTCAAAAGAGTTCACCGTTATAGTATTCGATAACAGAGGGATCGGAAGATCGACAACTTCTAATGCAACTCCTTCAATAGAGCCGTTTGCAAAAGATGCAGCCGATCTTGTCAGAACCATCGGTTCTGAAAAGGTCAGTGTGATGGGTTGGTCTATGGGAGGGTATATCGCGCAGGAGTTCGCTCTAAAATATCCCGAGTTGACAGGTAAACTCATCCTTCTCTCGACAAGCTGCGGAGGATCCGAGTCGATACCTCCTTCGGATGAGGAGATCTCTATGCTCCAGAACATGGGCGATCCTGAGGTGCTTTTGAAGGTTCTCTTCCTCACCGACTGGACCCTGGCTCATCTGGAGGTCGCTGCGAGATTTACGGGCTCCTCCAGTCAGGAAGAGAGTGGAGAGCAAAGATGA